The region AGATGCGTCAGTTCCGCAGGTAGTTCGCACCACGACAGCTTCGTAGTCGAAGCCTCCGCGCACTTACCCTGCGTGGAGGCTTGACTTCGCAAATTACACGAATACACCGTCAGAAATGGCGGTGTATTCACTTTCATTGACAAATGAGCAATTAGAATTTATAGTAATGAACACAAGACGGCCCGTCTTGCATGACTATGGGGGTGGAGAGATGCTCGATTACGACCACAGTGTCGTTCCGGCGACCGAGGCCGATGATCCTGCTCAACTGATTGAAGAGTTGTGGGTCAACGGGAAGTTCAGTGACATTTTGTACGTACGTCTCATGGACGTCCTCGAGCCCGAGGACACCGTGCAGGCTCAGGTGCACCGCGCCGTCACCTGGTGTTTCGGAGCGGCTCAGCCGATCTTGCAGTACGCGGAGTATGTCAAGGCCAGCTACGAGCTTGCTCGTGTGCAGCTCTGGAGCAACCCTGTCGTTGCGGCGATGAGCCGGCTGCGAACCATCATCTCGTAAAGCAGGGACTGAAAAGTCCTTTCGCTCTGTACCATAGTCAATCCCCGAACACATGTTGTTGTGTCCGGGGATTGATCTTTTTAAGAACGTGCGAACTTCTTCAAACATACTCTTTACGAACAGGGAATAACCCTGTATAATTGACCTCATACGTCGTGGAGTCTGTTCTAGACTGCCGTACGAAATATAATTAATAGGAGAATTAACCTAACATGGCAGATTTCGATCGAACCAAGCCTCACGTCAACGTCGGTACAATGGGTCACGTTGACCACGGAAAAACTACACTAACTGCTGCAATTACAGCTGTTCTTGCAAAACGTCTTCCAAGTGACACCAACAAAAAAGTTGACTACGCACAGATTGACAACGCACCTGAAGAGCGAGCACGTGGTATTACCATCGCTTCATCTCACCAGGAATACGAATCAGCTAAGCGTCACTACGCTCACGTCGACATGCCAGGTCACGCCGACTATGTTAAGAACATGATCACAGGTGCTGCACAAATTGATGGTGCTATCCTTGTGGTTGCCGCAAACGATGGTCCACTTCCACAAACTCGTGAGCACGTACTTCTTGCTCACCAGGTGAACGTGCCAAAGATCGTTGTGTTCCTAAACAAGATGGACCTTGCTGATCCTGAACTAGTTGAACTAGTTGAGATGGATGTTCGTGAACTTCTAACTAAGAACGGCTACGACGGCGACAACGCTCCTATCATCAAGGGCTCTGCTACTAAAGCTCTTGAAGGCGACGCTGCAAGCGAAGACGCTATCATGGAACTAGTTGACGCACTTGATACCTACGTCGAAGAACCAGTTCGTGATCTAGACAAGCCTTTCCTAATGCCTATTGAGGACGTGTTCTCAATCAAGGGTCGTGGAACAGTTGCTACTGGTCGTATTGAACAAGGTATTGTTAAGATCAACGATCCAGTTGAAATCGTTGGCGTGAAAGCTACTCAGCAATCAGTCGTTACTGGTATCGAAGCTTTCAAAAAGAACCTTAACCAAGGTCAAGCTGGCGACAACGCTGGTATCTTGCTTCGTGGTATTGAACGCGAACAAGTTGAACGCGGTCAGGTGCTTGCAAAACCAGGTTCAGTATCACCACACACTGAATTTGAAGCTGAAGTATACATCCTTAAAAAAGAAGAAGGTGGCCGACACACACCATTCAGCAAGGGTTACAAACCACAGTTCTACTTCCGTACTACGGACGTAACTGGTGAAGTTGAACTTCCTGCTGATAAAGAAATGGTTATGCCTGGTGACACTTTGACTTTCAAGGTAACATTGCTACAGCCAATCGCCATGGAACAAGGTCTAAACTTCGCTATTCGTGAAGGTGGCCGTACCGTTGGTGCTGGTGTTGTAACCAAGATCACTAAATAATCTCGTAGTAATACGATTATTCAAAAGAGCTCCGTACGGAGCTCTTTTTGTTATCGAAGAGATAACTATTGACACGAGTACCAAAAGATAGTATAATTAATCCAATGATTTCAGTAAGCCGTGCAAATTTCCTACGTACTACTCCCTCTGAGGAGCTTGTATCAGAATTTAGTAACTACACCAGTCACCAGTTTTCAAATGAAGGCGTACCAGTACTTATTGCCGCCCGAAACGAGCAAGAAGATTTACCTGCGACTCTTATTAGTCTAGCTT is a window of Candidatus Saccharimonadales bacterium DNA encoding:
- the tuf gene encoding elongation factor Tu; translation: MADFDRTKPHVNVGTMGHVDHGKTTLTAAITAVLAKRLPSDTNKKVDYAQIDNAPEERARGITIASSHQEYESAKRHYAHVDMPGHADYVKNMITGAAQIDGAILVVAANDGPLPQTREHVLLAHQVNVPKIVVFLNKMDLADPELVELVEMDVRELLTKNGYDGDNAPIIKGSATKALEGDAASEDAIMELVDALDTYVEEPVRDLDKPFLMPIEDVFSIKGRGTVATGRIEQGIVKINDPVEIVGVKATQQSVVTGIEAFKKNLNQGQAGDNAGILLRGIEREQVERGQVLAKPGSVSPHTEFEAEVYILKKEEGGRHTPFSKGYKPQFYFRTTDVTGEVELPADKEMVMPGDTLTFKVTLLQPIAMEQGLNFAIREGGRTVGAGVVTKITK